Proteins encoded together in one Thermosipho atlanticus DSM 15807 window:
- a CDS encoding COG1361 family protein — translation QDAAGGIAPTGISISPSVIDVPDNQSVPFVLTIFVDSSVTPGTYNLRIRTYDTSNTIEKFVYITLNVTSGQVIPDPSFSITTGTNNLTIEQGGSQSVSMTITPTNGFTGAVNFELQDAAGGIAPTGISISPSVIDVPDNQSVPFTLTVFVDSSVTPGTYTLRIRAYDSSNTIEKFIYITLNVTGGFDITIETYDFTLNTNSATTTHLTITPHSGFTGTINLELQDVSTGLPSNDITISPTQVIVEDLNPISLLITLSVSSTANVGVHNLRIEASSGNIKRYLYINIVVQ, via the coding sequence CAAGATGCAGCTGGCGGTATTGCTCCAACTGGCATATCAATTTCTCCGTCTGTAATTGACGTACCTGATAATCAATCTGTACCATTTGTATTGACAATCTTTGTTGATTCATCTGTCACACCGGGAACTTACAACCTAAGAATTAGAACATACGATACTTCCAACACCATTGAAAAGTTTGTATACATTACCTTGAATGTAACTAGCGGTCAAGTTATACCCGATCCTTCGTTTAGTATAACCACTGGAACAAATAATCTCACTATTGAACAAGGTGGTTCCCAATCTGTTAGTATGACTATCACTCCAACAAACGGATTTACTGGTGCAGTCAATTTTGAACTTCAAGACGCAGCTGGTGGTATTGCTCCAACTGGTATATCAATTTCTCCGTCCGTAATTGATGTACCTGATAATCAATCTGTACCATTTACATTAACTGTCTTTGTTGATTCTTCTGTTACACCAGGAACTTATACTTTAAGAATCAGAGCATATGATAGTTCTAATACCATCGAAAAGTTTATATACATTACCTTGAATGTAACTGGTGGTTTCGATATTACAATTGAAACTTACGATTTTACTTTGAATACTAATTCTGCTACAACAACTCACTTGACCATAACTCCTCATTCAGGTTTTACTGGAACTATTAATTTAGAACTACAAGATGTTTCGACTGGTCTTCCTTCAAATGACATTACCATTTCACCTACACAAGTAATTGTAGAAGACTTAAACCCAATTTCTCTGCTTATAACGCTCAGTGTTTCTTCAACTGCTAATGTTGGTGTTCATAATTTAAGAATCGAAGCTTCTAGTGGTAATATAAAAAGATATCTATACATTAATATTGTAGTGCAGTAA